A genomic region of Alistipes megaguti contains the following coding sequences:
- the mfd gene encoding transcription-repair coupling factor, with the protein MATPREQLAQFAAGSKKLDALCREYRKRSTTVHLQELVGGALSFYAAAAIARCGGVHLFVAEDRDAAAYLLNDFYNLLDEERVCFFPSSYKHSAANGAEDAQGVVQRTATMNALRAFGGAKGEYLVVCTYPEALAERVADAEVLQRKTIAVRVGARISIEVLEQELVDGGFTRVDFVYEPGQYSLRGGIVDVFSYSESKPYRLDFFGDEVDSIRRFNISSQLSADKLDRVEIIPDLNSGETAAARVSLARFAGADAAWWFYDADFVLRRVNDVRRKTLGDLEEPGLIDQLLTSRNGLLEDLQQNRLFVLRDNLPERPVTSGVKFSTSPQPKFNKNFELLADDMIRNALRGYETWILSENRAQVERLENIFHQIGRGQAVVRSLAVTLHEGFVDNDLKLCLYTDHQIFDRYQRYRINGEIRRDEQMTVAELNQLRPGDYVVHIDHGVGRFDGLVKINEGGKTHEAIKLVYKDGDVLFVNVHSLHRISRYKSGDGEPPKIYKLGTGAWQKLKNATKKAVKDISRQLIALYAKRKASKGFAFSPDSYLQHELEASFRWEDTPDQQAATEAVKRDMESDQPMDRLVCGDVGFGKTEVAIRAAFKAACDGKQVAVLVPTTILALQHYRSFSERLRDFPVRVEYLNRTKSAKEVRQICADLASGKIDILIGTHKMLGKQVVFHDLGLLIIDEEQKFGVAAKEKLTEMSVSVDTLTLTATPIPRTLQFSLMGSRDLSVISTPPPNRQPIITESHVFSEEIIRDAIETELARGGQVYFVHNRVEDLPTLQGMITRLCPKARVGVGHGKMPAEQLEKLIMDFIYGEFDVLLSTTIVENGIDIPNANTIIVNNAQHFGLSDLHQLRGRVGRSNQKAYCYLLTPPDELLTPDARRRLRAIEEFSDLGSGFNIAMQDLDIRGAGNLLGAEQSGFIADIGFETYQKIMNEAIAELRAEGLQMPDLGQEEQQVVGRMNFIDDAHIDIEVEASLPDDYVSQQAERLKLYRELDSTKDEAALEAFESRLVDRFGPLPRAARELLNVVRLRWEAIRLGMERVKVKNGLMIVQFVGEENSPYYKSETFMTLLQRVTQHPDRFVLKQHNNRLAMTVRNIKDVEDAYKTLQEL; encoded by the coding sequence ATGGCAACCCCTCGCGAGCAGTTGGCACAGTTCGCCGCCGGATCAAAAAAACTCGACGCCCTGTGCCGCGAATACCGGAAACGGAGCACCACCGTCCATCTCCAGGAGTTGGTCGGCGGGGCTCTGTCGTTTTATGCGGCAGCGGCCATAGCCCGCTGCGGCGGCGTGCATCTCTTCGTGGCCGAGGACCGCGATGCGGCCGCCTATCTGCTCAATGACTTCTACAACCTGCTCGACGAAGAGCGGGTCTGCTTCTTTCCGTCGTCGTACAAACACTCGGCGGCCAACGGCGCCGAGGATGCCCAGGGGGTGGTGCAGCGTACGGCCACGATGAATGCTCTGCGGGCCTTCGGCGGCGCAAAGGGGGAGTATCTGGTGGTTTGCACCTATCCCGAGGCGCTGGCCGAACGGGTGGCCGATGCCGAGGTGCTGCAGCGCAAGACGATTGCGGTGCGGGTCGGAGCCCGGATTTCGATCGAGGTGCTCGAACAGGAGCTCGTCGACGGGGGCTTCACCCGCGTCGACTTTGTCTACGAACCGGGCCAGTATTCGCTGCGCGGCGGCATCGTCGACGTCTTCTCCTACTCGGAGAGCAAACCCTACCGTCTGGATTTCTTCGGCGACGAGGTCGACTCGATCCGGCGGTTCAACATCTCGAGCCAGCTGTCGGCCGACAAGCTCGACCGCGTGGAGATCATCCCTGACCTGAACAGCGGCGAGACGGCTGCGGCACGGGTTTCGCTGGCGCGTTTTGCGGGGGCCGATGCGGCGTGGTGGTTCTACGACGCGGATTTCGTGCTGCGCCGGGTGAACGACGTGCGGCGCAAGACGCTGGGCGATCTGGAAGAGCCCGGGCTGATCGACCAGCTGCTGACGAGCCGCAACGGCCTGCTGGAGGATCTGCAGCAGAACCGGTTGTTCGTCCTGCGCGACAATCTGCCCGAACGGCCCGTGACGTCGGGCGTGAAGTTCTCGACCTCGCCGCAGCCGAAGTTCAACAAGAACTTCGAGTTGCTGGCCGACGACATGATCCGCAACGCGCTGCGGGGTTACGAGACGTGGATCCTTTCGGAAAACCGGGCGCAGGTCGAACGCCTCGAGAACATCTTCCACCAGATCGGCCGCGGACAGGCCGTCGTGCGGTCGCTGGCCGTGACGCTGCACGAGGGTTTCGTGGACAACGATCTGAAACTCTGCCTCTATACCGACCACCAGATCTTCGACCGCTATCAGCGCTACCGGATCAACGGCGAGATCCGCCGCGACGAGCAGATGACCGTGGCGGAGCTGAACCAGCTGCGTCCGGGCGACTACGTGGTCCACATCGACCACGGCGTGGGTCGTTTCGACGGACTGGTGAAGATCAACGAGGGGGGCAAGACCCACGAGGCGATCAAGCTGGTCTACAAGGATGGCGACGTGCTGTTCGTCAACGTCCACTCGCTGCACCGCATCTCGCGCTACAAGTCGGGCGACGGCGAGCCGCCGAAGATCTACAAGCTGGGCACCGGCGCCTGGCAGAAGCTGAAGAATGCCACGAAGAAGGCTGTCAAGGACATTTCGCGCCAGTTGATCGCCCTCTACGCCAAGCGCAAGGCCTCGAAGGGCTTTGCCTTCTCGCCGGACAGCTACCTGCAGCATGAGCTGGAGGCTTCGTTCCGCTGGGAGGATACGCCCGACCAGCAGGCGGCCACCGAGGCCGTCAAGCGTGACATGGAGTCCGACCAGCCGATGGACCGGCTGGTATGCGGCGACGTGGGCTTCGGCAAGACCGAGGTGGCCATCCGTGCGGCCTTCAAGGCGGCGTGCGACGGCAAGCAGGTGGCCGTGCTGGTGCCGACGACGATCCTGGCGCTGCAGCACTACCGCTCGTTCAGCGAGCGGCTGCGCGACTTCCCGGTGCGGGTCGAGTATCTCAACCGTACGAAATCCGCCAAGGAGGTCCGGCAGATCTGCGCCGATCTGGCCTCGGGGAAGATCGACATCCTGATCGGCACGCACAAGATGCTGGGCAAACAGGTCGTTTTCCACGATCTGGGGCTGCTGATCATCGACGAGGAGCAGAAATTCGGCGTGGCGGCCAAGGAGAAACTCACGGAGATGAGCGTCTCGGTCGACACGCTGACGCTGACGGCGACGCCCATCCCGCGCACGCTGCAGTTCTCGCTCATGGGTTCGCGCGACCTGTCGGTCATCTCGACGCCGCCGCCCAACCGACAGCCGATCATCACCGAATCGCACGTCTTCTCGGAGGAGATCATCCGCGACGCCATCGAGACGGAGCTTGCGCGCGGCGGCCAGGTCTACTTCGTCCACAACCGCGTGGAGGATCTGCCGACGCTGCAGGGGATGATCACGCGCCTCTGCCCGAAGGCCCGCGTCGGGGTGGGACACGGCAAGATGCCGGCCGAACAGCTCGAGAAGCTCATCATGGACTTCATCTACGGGGAGTTCGACGTGCTGCTGTCGACGACCATCGTCGAGAACGGCATCGACATCCCGAACGCCAATACGATCATCGTCAACAACGCCCAGCACTTTGGACTGAGCGACCTGCACCAGCTGCGCGGCCGCGTGGGACGTTCGAACCAGAAGGCCTACTGCTACCTGCTCACCCCGCCGGACGAGCTGCTGACGCCTGATGCACGGCGCCGTCTGCGGGCCATCGAGGAGTTCTCGGACCTGGGTTCGGGCTTCAACATCGCCATGCAGGACCTTGACATCCGCGGTGCGGGCAACCTGCTGGGGGCCGAACAGAGCGGCTTCATCGCCGATATCGGCTTCGAAACCTACCAGAAGATCATGAACGAGGCGATTGCCGAACTGCGCGCCGAGGGACTCCAGATGCCCGATCTGGGCCAGGAGGAGCAGCAGGTCGTCGGCCGCATGAACTTCATCGACGACGCCCACATCGACATCGAGGTCGAGGCGTCGCTGCCGGACGACTACGTTTCGCAGCAGGCCGAGCGTCTGAAGCTCTATCGCGAGCTGGACTCGACGAAGGACGAAGCGGCGCTCGAGGCCTTCGAGAGCCGGCTGGTGGACCGCTTCGGACCGCTGCCGCGTGCCGCGCGTGAGCTGCTGAATGTCGTGCGGCTGCGCTGGGAGGCCATCCGCCTGGGCATGGAGCGTGTCAAGGTCAAGAACGGCCTGATGATCGTGCAGTTCGTGGGCGAAGAGAATTCACCTTATTATAAAAGCGAAACCTTCATGACGCTGCTGCAGCGGGTGACGCAACATCCCGACCGTTTTGTGCTCAAGCAGCACAATAATCGGCTGGCGATGACCGTTAGGAATATCAAAGACGTGGAGGACGCATACAAAACCTTGCAAGAGCTTTGA
- the tsaE gene encoding tRNA (adenosine(37)-N6)-threonylcarbamoyltransferase complex ATPase subunit type 1 TsaE: MRTIHITSQEELPHVARAVIESLGRRTVVAFRGEMGAGKTTLIREIAAQLGATDTVTSPTFAIVNQYKGQGNRLIYHFDFYRINDVREAFDFGYEEYFYSGDLCLVEWPEKIEQLLPDNVMTVRITVDSETARTFEID; encoded by the coding sequence ATGAGAACCATCCATATCACCTCGCAGGAGGAGCTTCCGCACGTGGCCCGCGCGGTCATCGAATCGCTGGGACGCCGCACGGTGGTGGCCTTCCGCGGCGAGATGGGTGCCGGAAAGACAACGCTCATCCGCGAAATCGCCGCCCAGCTCGGCGCCACGGACACGGTCACCAGCCCCACGTTCGCCATCGTCAACCAGTACAAGGGACAGGGCAACCGCCTCATCTACCACTTCGACTTCTACCGCATCAACGACGTGCGCGAAGCCTTCGACTTCGGATACGAAGAGTACTTCTACTCGGGCGACCTGTGCCTGGTGGAGTGGCCCGAGAAGATCGAACAGCTGCTGCCCGACAACGTCATGACGGTACGCATCACCGTCGACAGCGAAACGGCCCGCACCTTCGAAATCGACTGA
- a CDS encoding response regulator: protein MVKILWVDDEIELLKPHVFFLKQKGYEVDTCNNGYDAIDMATENAYDLIILDEMMPGMTGLETLPKIKEVRPTTPVIMVTKSEEENIMDKAIGSKIADYLIKPVNPNQVLLSIKKNVHQQQLVTEQTTADYRSEFGRISASLQMAENFSDWCSLYRKLTAWEIELGESTDESIKEVLTYQKSEANQEFCKFVRRNYYNWINRRSDDTPVMSHTLMRTKIFPVVDENPKTTLLLIDNFRYDQWRAISSLLRGYYDVQQDDFYCAILPTATQYARNAIFAGLMPLAIDKLMPHKWLNDNEEGGKNQYEEEFLRRLMSQNGKTWKFSFDKLVRPEQGRKLVDNIQKVYDADFSVIVYNFLDILSHARTETDIIRELTEDEAAFRSLTRSWFEHSDLYTILRLLAERGHTVVITSDHGTIRVDNPVKVTGDRETSSNLRYKTGRNLAYNSREVYEVLRPEDIQLPSSNLTSSYIFAYNSDFLVYNNDANRHIRYYRNTFQHGGISMEEMIVPYIVLKPKQ from the coding sequence ATGGTCAAAATACTCTGGGTCGACGACGAAATCGAACTGCTCAAACCGCATGTCTTCTTCCTCAAGCAGAAGGGCTATGAGGTCGACACCTGCAACAACGGCTACGACGCCATCGACATGGCGACCGAAAATGCCTACGATCTGATCATCCTTGACGAGATGATGCCCGGCATGACGGGCCTCGAAACCCTCCCCAAAATCAAGGAGGTACGCCCGACAACTCCCGTCATCATGGTCACCAAGAGCGAGGAGGAGAACATCATGGACAAGGCCATCGGTTCGAAAATCGCCGACTACCTGATCAAGCCCGTCAACCCGAACCAGGTGCTGCTGTCGATCAAGAAGAACGTCCACCAGCAGCAGCTCGTCACCGAACAGACCACGGCCGACTATCGCTCCGAATTCGGACGCATCTCGGCCTCGCTGCAGATGGCCGAGAACTTCTCGGACTGGTGCTCGCTCTACCGCAAGCTCACCGCCTGGGAGATCGAACTGGGCGAATCCACCGACGAAAGCATCAAGGAGGTGCTCACCTATCAGAAATCCGAAGCCAATCAGGAGTTCTGCAAGTTCGTGCGCCGCAACTACTACAACTGGATCAACCGCCGCTCGGACGATACACCCGTGATGTCGCATACGCTCATGCGCACGAAGATCTTCCCCGTGGTGGACGAAAACCCGAAAACCACGTTGCTGCTGATCGACAACTTCCGCTACGACCAGTGGCGGGCCATCTCGTCGCTGCTGCGGGGCTACTACGACGTGCAGCAGGACGACTTCTACTGCGCCATCCTGCCCACCGCCACCCAGTACGCCCGCAACGCCATCTTCGCCGGACTGATGCCGCTGGCCATCGACAAGCTGATGCCCCACAAGTGGCTCAACGACAACGAGGAGGGCGGCAAAAACCAGTACGAGGAGGAGTTCCTGCGGCGGCTCATGAGCCAGAACGGCAAGACATGGAAATTCTCCTTCGACAAGCTCGTCCGCCCGGAGCAGGGCCGCAAACTGGTCGACAATATCCAGAAGGTCTACGACGCCGACTTCTCGGTGATCGTCTACAACTTCCTCGACATCCTTTCGCACGCCCGCACCGAGACGGACATCATCCGCGAACTGACCGAGGACGAAGCGGCGTTCCGTTCACTGACCCGCTCGTGGTTCGAACACTCGGATCTCTACACCATCCTGCGGCTGCTGGCCGAACGCGGCCATACGGTGGTCATCACCTCCGACCACGGCACCATCCGCGTGGACAACCCGGTGAAGGTGACCGGAGACCGCGAAACCTCGTCGAACCTGCGCTACAAAACGGGCCGCAACCTGGCCTACAACTCGCGCGAAGTCTACGAGGTGTTGCGCCCCGAGGACATCCAGCTGCCGTCGAGCAACCTCACCTCGAGCTACATCTTCGCCTACAATTCGGACTTCCTGGTCTACAACAACGACGCCAACCGCCACATCCGCTATTACCGCAATACGTTCCAGCACGGCGGCATCTCGATGGAGGAGATGATCGTGCCGTACATCGTTCTGAAACCGAAACAATAA
- a CDS encoding HU family DNA-binding protein, protein MTKADIVSEIAKSTGVEKVQVQAIVEAFMESIKTSLTQKNNVYLRGFGSFIVKKRAKKVARNISKNTTITIPEHNIPAFKPAKSFAAKVK, encoded by the coding sequence ATGACAAAGGCTGATATCGTAAGCGAAATCGCTAAGAGCACCGGCGTGGAGAAAGTGCAGGTGCAGGCTATCGTCGAGGCTTTCATGGAGAGTATCAAGACGTCGCTCACCCAAAAGAATAATGTGTATCTTCGCGGCTTCGGAAGCTTCATCGTGAAGAAACGTGCCAAGAAAGTGGCCCGCAACATCTCGAAGAATACGACGATCACCATCCCCGAGCACAACATCCCCGCTTTCAAGCCCGCAAAGAGCTTTGCAGCGAAGGTAAAATAA
- a CDS encoding Rne/Rng family ribonuclease — MNRELIVNVNPTEITIALCEDKVLVELNKEQCQTGFAVGDIYLGKVRKIMPGLNAAFVNIGHEKDAFIHYLDLGTQFPSLQKLVNSQQPGKRGMRVETMKLEPPIEKTGKIGDYLQVGQQIMVQVAKEAISTKGPRLTSDISLAGRNVVLVPFSSKVYLSQKIRSAEEKRRLKRIATEVLPKNFGVIIRTAAMEAKDEDVAHDIQTQIDRWRKTCGAIKRCAAQAPAQLMNEMNRANTIIRDSLNGSFSQIAVNDEAMFNEIRNYIRQIDPEKEKIVKLYKGTVPIFDNFDISKQIKSLFAKYVSLKRGAYLIIEHTEAMNVIDVNSGNRTKAEDNQEQTAMDVNLAAAKEIARQLRLRDLGGIVIIDFIDLHKAQNKQALFDEMVKLMATDKAKHTVLPLTKFGLMQITRQRVRPVAVENVSDVCPTCNGTGRIEPTVLLDKKIENQISFLTEDRGHKFIKLVVSPYVASYLRKGFWSLRRRWEWKYKVRLKIVEDQSTGIVDVHYHDRKDNDLIEK; from the coding sequence ATGAACAGAGAGTTAATCGTAAACGTCAACCCTACCGAGATCACCATCGCCCTGTGCGAGGACAAGGTGCTCGTCGAGCTCAACAAGGAGCAGTGTCAGACGGGCTTTGCCGTGGGAGACATTTACCTCGGGAAGGTGCGCAAGATCATGCCGGGTCTGAACGCGGCATTCGTCAACATAGGGCACGAAAAGGATGCTTTCATCCACTACCTTGATCTGGGAACGCAGTTCCCGTCGCTGCAGAAGCTGGTCAACTCGCAACAGCCCGGAAAGCGGGGCATGCGCGTCGAGACCATGAAGCTCGAACCGCCCATCGAGAAGACGGGCAAGATCGGCGACTACCTCCAGGTCGGACAGCAGATCATGGTCCAGGTGGCCAAGGAGGCCATTTCGACCAAGGGGCCGCGTCTGACGTCGGACATCTCGCTGGCGGGCCGCAACGTGGTGCTGGTCCCCTTCTCGTCGAAGGTCTACCTCTCGCAGAAGATCCGCTCGGCCGAGGAGAAACGCCGTCTGAAGCGCATCGCCACGGAGGTGCTGCCGAAAAACTTCGGCGTCATCATCCGCACGGCGGCCATGGAGGCCAAGGACGAGGATGTTGCCCACGACATCCAGACCCAGATCGATCGCTGGCGCAAGACCTGCGGGGCGATCAAGCGCTGCGCGGCACAGGCTCCGGCCCAGCTGATGAACGAGATGAACCGCGCCAACACGATCATCCGCGACTCGCTGAACGGCTCCTTCTCGCAGATCGCCGTCAACGACGAGGCGATGTTCAACGAGATCCGCAACTACATCCGTCAGATCGACCCCGAGAAGGAGAAGATCGTCAAACTCTACAAGGGGACGGTTCCGATCTTCGACAACTTCGACATCTCGAAACAGATCAAGTCGCTGTTTGCCAAGTACGTGTCGCTGAAGCGCGGCGCCTACCTCATTATCGAGCACACGGAGGCGATGAACGTCATCGACGTCAACTCGGGCAACCGCACCAAGGCCGAGGACAACCAGGAACAGACGGCCATGGACGTGAACCTGGCCGCCGCCAAGGAGATTGCGCGCCAGCTGCGTCTGCGCGACCTGGGGGGCATCGTCATCATCGACTTCATCGACCTGCACAAGGCGCAGAACAAGCAGGCGTTGTTCGACGAGATGGTCAAGCTCATGGCGACGGACAAGGCCAAGCATACGGTGTTGCCGCTGACGAAGTTCGGACTGATGCAGATCACGCGCCAGCGGGTGCGTCCGGTGGCCGTGGAGAATGTCTCGGATGTCTGCCCGACGTGCAACGGTACGGGGCGGATCGAGCCGACGGTGCTGCTGGACAAGAAAATTGAGAACCAGATCTCGTTCCTCACGGAGGATCGCGGCCACAAGTTCATCAAGCTGGTTGTCAGCCCCTACGTGGCTTCGTACCTGCGCAAGGGCTTCTGGTCGCTGCGCCGCCGCTGGGAGTGGAAATACAAGGTGCGGCTGAAGATCGTCGAGGATCAGAGCACCGGCATCGTCGATGTCCACTACCACGACCGCAAGGACAACGATCTGATTGAGAAATAA